A region of Nakaseomyces glabratus chromosome E, complete sequence DNA encodes the following proteins:
- the RPL8A gene encoding 60S ribosomal protein eL8 (CAGL0E03938g~Ortholog(s) have role in maturation of LSU-rRNA and cytosolic large ribosomal subunit localization), which yields MAPGKKVAPAPLAAKNAKSNKAKNPLTNSTPKNFGIGQSIQPKRNLSRYVKWPEYVRLQRQKKILSIRLKVPPTIAQFQYTLDRNTAAETFKLFNKYRPETASEKKERLVKEAAAIAEGKTRQEASPKPYNVKFGLNHVVSLIENKKAKLVLIANDVDPIELVIFLPALCKKMGIPYAIVKGKARLGTLVNQKTSAVAALTEVRAEDEAALSKLITTINSNFADKYDEVKKHWGGGIMGNKAQAKLAKRAKAAEGN from the coding sequence ATGGCTCCAGGTAAGAAGGTTGCTCCAGCTCCATTGGCTGCTAAGAACGCTAAGTCTAACAAGGCTAAGAACCCATTGACCAACTCTACTCCAAAGAACTTTGGTATCGGTCAATCCATCCAACCAAAGAGAAACTTGTCTAGATACGTCAAGTGGCCAGAATATGTCAGATTGCAAAGACAAAAGAAGATCTTGTCCATCAGATTGAAGGTTCCTCCAACCATTGCTCAATTCCAATACACTTTGGACAGAAACACTGCTGCTGAAACTTTCAAGCTTTTCAACAAGTACAGACCAGAAACTGCTtctgaaaagaaggaaagaTTGGTCAAGGAAGCTGCTGCCATTGCCGAAGGTAAGACCAGACAAGAAGCTTCTCCAAAGCCATACAACGTCAAGTTCGGTTTGAACCACGTTGTTTCCTTgattgaaaacaagaagGCTAAGTTGGTTTTGATTGCCAACGATGTTGACCCAATTGAATTGGTTATCTTCTTGCCAGCTTTGTGTAAGAAGATGGGTATTCCATACGCCATTGTCAAGGGTAAGGCTAGATTGGGTACTTTGGTTAACCAAAAGACCTCCGCTGTCGCCGCTTTGACCGAAGTCAGAGCTGAAGACGAAGCTGCTTTGTCCAAgttgatcaccaccatTAACTCTAACTTCGCTGACAAGTACGATGAAGTCAAGAAGCACTGGGGTGGTGGTATCATGGGTAACAAGGCTCAAGCTAAGTTGGCCAAGAGAGCTAAGGCTGCTGAAGGTAACTAA